In Theileria equi strain WA chromosome 4 map unlocalized gcontig_1105316255033, whole genome shotgun sequence, the following are encoded in one genomic region:
- a CDS encoding hypothetical protein (encoded by transcript BEWA_013810A): protein MGGSYSKPATVDINNRPGGGEVQQDGKGYYYDSDGNGRVNLTDEWYPDPEGIYRKFTHTPEDGCTIGDIKKGGIPQTGFPDLAVYSTISIFYWELDSSYSNPLVIQLGEGNNEYYKHDGSTWSKDIEATGNLREELNKQNCKKNNAHIVNLSQKKSGYNCPSCNTGTKINVSYSSIASIISSTYTIPGPASISGFKHNNNWQLGLPPIKNLRKVIVYWSTTSSNKPLLSATQSRPPKYFRRNSENVNSWIEVSTAGQTILPNGETPQIIPNLSGKANTTYNYQGTNIPVTVRSSSLGDCYYRYQHSLCGGPFRITRITHGTGATLNGIDSTDPLVSVTAYYFGTSPTLDKLLLVELSIKNNQTTYKYFHRQTKGADRWSLYPESGRGTTRLQDKDLIDKLDTLYSIQFPEPLSSGPSGGAKAGISIASVCAGGGAMGYGGWKLWLLLATRM from the coding sequence ATGGGAGGATCATACTCCAAACCTGCTACTGTAGACATTAACAACCGTCCTGGAGGTGGAGAAGTCCAACAAGATGGTAAAGGATACTACTATGATAGTGATGGTAATGGAAGAGTTAATCTTACGGATGAATGGTATCCTGATCCAGAGGGAATCTATAGGAAATTTACTCATACTCCCGAAGATGGTTGTACAATAGGTGATATTAAGAAGGGAGGAATTCCTCAGACTGGGTTTCCTGATTTAGCTGTTTATAGCACTATCTCAATCTTTTACTGGGAACTTGATTCTAGCTATAGTAATCCACTAGTTATTCAACTTGGCGAGGGAAATAATGAGTACTATAAACATGACGGTAGTACTTGGAGTAAGGATATAGAGGCAACTGGTAATCTCAGAGAGGAACTTAACAAACAGAACTGTAAAAAGAATAACGCTCATATTGTGAATCTATCTCAAAAGAAGAGTGGTTACAATTGTCCAAGTTGTAATACTGGAACAAAAATCAATGTATCATACTCCAGCATCGCCAGTATCATTTCCTCTACATATACTATTCCTGGTCCCGCTTCAATCTCTGGTTTCAAGCATAACAACAATTGGCAACTTGGACTTCCACCTATTAAAAATCTGCGGAAGGTTATTGTCTACTGGAGCACTACTTCTAGTAATAAGCCTCTCCTTTCAGCTACTCAAAGCAGACCACCGAAATATTTCAGAAGAAACAGTGAGAATGTGAATTCCTGGATTGAAGTCTCTACTGCTGGTCAAACTATTCTACCTAATGGAGAAACTCCTCAAATTATTCCAAACTTATCTGGGAAAGCTAATACAACATACAATTACCAAGGTACTAATATACCTGTAACGGTGCGAAGTAGTTCGCTTGGTGATTGTTATTACAGATATCAGCATTCTCTTTGCGGTGGGCCATTTAGGATTACAAGAATTACCCATGGGACTGGAGCTACTTTAAATGGTATAGACTCTACTGACCCTTTAGTTAGTGTAACAGCATACTACTTTGGAACTAGTCCTACACTTGATAAGCTTCTCCTTGTTGAACTATCTATAAAAAATAATCAAACCACGTACAAGTACTTTCACAGACAGACTAAAGGTGCGGATAGATGGTCTCTATATCCTGAATCTGGAAGAGGAACTACTAGACTACAAGATAAAGATCTAATAGATAAACTGGATACCTTGTACTCAATACAATTTCCTGAACCACTCTCTTCTGGACCTTCTGGAGGAG
- a CDS encoding hypothetical protein (encoded by transcript BEWA_013820A), which yields MSGGGSTLKLKIGIRCGNGDSRCKCGSVGNFTANKVDSSPVNGFTKYTHYCSGGTFTLNGELQDGSKIGIKVTRGFTGGKPIQNVKEVSVFYWEDAPSNPLLLGITTGGGSTSTYYAKDNDGSNWNFIFQSQSSKELEEKLDELVCLHHNAVTVNLSYKGLSGGQHNYCCTGNHVGGHNRVSVKEQIFSCAKNHTSTPITAHKHSINGPNLKLAGIKFYLNGDQGQRRRVTSRRLSLPIQGPVDVYAFYCKQNPSLIYVDAEKEPKATGWYRKTNSTNWTQTHFLRKMTPDKLTGPTDHGKYNDLVILLKRAGCNSYSTCPGDPQTPPVEKPPEGSHPEAQQPADPALGPGGGTAEKLGMGVVPAAVGIWSISGTLAGSAATFFGGWKLYNRYNGDPWVRHRDPIEFLKHVPY from the coding sequence atgagtggtGGAGGATCTACACTCAAGTTAAAGATAGGAATAAGATGTGGAAATGGAGATTCAAGATGCAAATGCGGTAGTGTTGGCAACTTTACCGCTAACAAGGTAGATAGCAGTCCAGTAAACGGATTCACCAAATACACTCATTATTGTTCAGGAGGAACGTTCACTCTAAATGGAGAATTACAAGATGGAAGCAAGATAGGAATAAAAGTAACTAGAGGCTTTACTGGAGGAAAGCCCATACAAAATGTCAAGGAAGTTTCTGTTTTCTACTGGGAAGACGCTCCTAGTAACCCACTCCTCCTTGGAATTACTACTGGGGGTGGTAGTACATCTACCTATTATGCTAAGGATAATGATGGCAGTAACTGgaattttatttttcaatCTCAATCCAGTAAGGAACTTGAGGAGAAGCTGGATGAACTAGTCTGTCTACATCACAACGCAGTTACCGTTAATCTATCTTACAAGGGTCTATCTGGAGGTCAGCATAACTATTGTTGCACTGGTAATCATGTTGGTGGTCATAATAGGGTCTCTGTTAAGGAACAAATATTTTCTTGTGCAAAAAATCACACCTCAACTCCCATTACAGCTCATaaacactccattaatgGTCCTAATCTGAAGCTCGCAGGTATAAAGTTCTACCTCAACGGTGATCAAGGCCAAAGAAGACGTGTAACATCTAGAAGGTTGTCGTTGCCTATTCAAGGCCCTGTAGATGTCTATGCATTTTACTGCAAACAGAATCCATCACTGATATACGTTGATGCTGAGAAAGAACCTAAGGCTACAGGCTGGTACAGGAAAACCAATAGTACTAATTGGACACAAACTCACTTTCTAAGAAAAATGACACCCGATAAATTAACTGGTCCTACAGACCatggaaaatataatgatCTTGTGATTTTACTAAAGAGAGCTGGATGTAACAGCTATTCAACATGTCCTGGTGATCCTCAAACTCCTCCTGTTGAAAAACCTCCTGAAGGATCTCACCCTGAGGCTCAACAACCTGCTGATCCTGCTCTTGGTCCTGGAGGAGGAACTGCTGAAAAACTTGGTATGGGCGTTGTTCCTGCCGCCGTTGGTATATGGTCCATCTCTGGCACTCTTGCCGGAAGTgctgcaacattttttggaggatggaaactatataatcgctataatggagacccttgggttagacacAGAGATCctatagagtttttaaagcatgtaccatattga
- a CDS encoding U6 snRNA-associated Sm-like protein LSm8, putative (encoded by transcript BEWA_013830A) → MAPLLEQFIECHVFVISVDGRVFVGVLKGFDQLTNLVLYNCIERVYHVDSPVEELELGIYVVRGDNVVLVGEVDLDVDRSMSGIEAQPLKPVVY, encoded by the exons ATGGCCCCTTTATTGGAGCAATTTATCGaat GCCACGTCTTTGTGATCTCGGTGGATGGACGCGTGTTCGTCGGAGTGTTAAAGGGGTTTGATCAATTGACGAACCTCGTCTTGTACAATTGCATCGAAAGGGTCTATCATGTTGATTCGCCCGTGGAAGAACTCGAGCTAGGAATCTACGTCGTTCGAGGAGATAATGT TGTGCTAGTCGGAGAAGTCGACTTGGATGTGGATAGAAGCATGTCTGGAATCGAGGCACAACCACTCAAGCCTGTAGTCTATTAA
- a CDS encoding conserved hypothetical protein (encoded by transcript BEWA_013840A): MKTGDFFQYPFDVQIVMGLTLIGVPNEWTQENLVCYVKSYCYAFGREEIGIIATWLDDDENVPEGKRKAHIACNCLYSKQRLLEIRIIPIILPSSAKYGEKECSVITIRPYCFWVKLSPQSEPIPYMFPKYGSSDVYSEKVETTLLLQDNNVQPTIVACLMECGILPRDGRPWDAATAYSLWLRAKNTPVGFAFESQLCKLHNALRVFKPHEYDVTDDLVYESDWRNVFFQDSWLWERMSRGVYPQSDNVSADLRAPSRNFSSKEMTHSGLETPSPLSPPFIETYKTDSAKPIPEIIRAKKDRRAGCIRYESNRNRWVVDLSIDGRRMQKCFHEGFFGIVGGMQEARKWRYDYLKQVRGYFVEKLELRIVEDLVDKIMQMDKSLHKPLIDALKTPIPEYEDACDINKVVEAIEARIKHITGENNG; this comes from the exons ATGAAAACGGGGGACTTTTTCCAGTATCCATTCGATGTTCAAATTGTCATGGGACTGACACTCATTGGAGTACCGAATGAATG GACACAAGAGAACCTGGTGTGTTACGTAAAGTCGTACTGTTATGCCTTTGGAAGGGAGGAAATTGGAATCATTGCAACGTGGTTGGATGATGACGAAAATGTCCCAGAGGGGAAAAGGAAAGCCCATATCGCATGCAATTGTCTATACTCGAAACAG AGGCTACTAGAAATACGTATCATCCCGATAATTTTACCGAGTAGCGCGAAATACGGAGAAAAGGAATGCTCAGTCATTACCATACGACCGTATTGCTTCTGGGTAAAACTGAGTCCGCAAAGTGAACCCATACCATACATGTTTCCAAAATATGGATCAAGTGATGTATACTCTGAAAAGGTCGAAACAACGCTGTTGTTACAAGATAATAATGTTCAACCGACAATTGTAGCATGTCTCATGGAGTGCGGTATACTGCCAAGGGATGGAAGACCTTGGGACGCCGCCACTGCATATTCCCTCTGGCTCAGAGCAAAAAATACACCGGTCGGCTTCGCATTTGAAAGCCAACTCTGCAAACTTCACAACGCCCTTCGTGTATTTAAACCACATGAATACGATGTGACGGATGATCTAGTATATGAATCGGACTGGAGAAATGTGTTTTTTCAAGACTCCTGGCTATGGGAGCGAATGTCTAGGGGTGTTTATCCACAATCGGATAATGTGTCCGCAGATTTAAGAGCACCCTCAAGGAATTTTTCTAGCAAGGAAATGACCCACTCTGGACTGGAGACACCATCACCGTTGTCGCCTCCATTCATTGAGACATATAAAACCGACTCTGCAAAGCCAATCCCGGAAATAATCCGAGCAAAAAAGGACAGGAGGGCTGGTTGTATTCGCTACGAGAGCAATAGAAACAGATGGGTAGTGGACCTATCAATAGACGGTCGTAGGATGCAAAAGTGCTTTCACGAGGGGTTTTTTGGTATCGTAGGAGGAATGCAGGAAGCCAGAAAGTGGCGCTACGACTATTTGAAGCAGGTCCGAGGCTACTTTGTCGAAAAGTTGGAGCTGAGAATCGTCGAAGACTTGGTAGACAAGATTATGCAAATGGATAAATCGTTGCACAAACCACTAATTGACGCCCTCAAGACGCCCATACCAGAGTACGAAGATGCGTGTGACATCAACAAGGTTGTGGAAGCCATTGAGGCACGAATTAAACATATAACTGGAGAGAATAATGGGTAA